In a genomic window of Nodosilinea sp. E11:
- a CDS encoding DHH family phosphoesterase, with amino-acid sequence MTFNSGSEALEASSANGKGVISLVPNSTDHSDADDPVQSVRQLLEAHRNDKQLVLLQDFPDPDALSAAWAYKLIAANYKIECDIVYAGTLSHQENIALVRLTGLPARRWLNAADASHVADYQGLVLIDNQGTTSQLYEQLRGAGLPLTLVIDHHAPQSKLDAEYVDLRPHIRATATILTQYLQQGLLDLDRNNSKHTKCATALMHGLRADTNQLMHAGASDFMAAAYLSQFYDGQLLSAVLQASRSKRVMDVIERSLRNRKVQNNVSIAGVGYLRYDDRDAIPQAADFLVTEDNVHTAVVYGIVHDEDEEREVVIGSLRTSKITLDPDEFIKEAFGQDSEGRFFGGGRSMAGGFEIPVGFLSGFYENSEYNRLKWDVFDIQIKQKLWRLVDPEEGIINTD; translated from the coding sequence ATGACGTTTAACTCAGGCTCTGAAGCCCTCGAAGCCTCCTCCGCCAACGGCAAAGGGGTTATCTCTCTGGTGCCCAACTCTACTGACCATAGCGACGCTGACGACCCTGTTCAATCCGTACGTCAACTGCTAGAGGCCCACCGCAACGATAAACAGCTGGTGCTGCTGCAAGATTTTCCTGATCCCGACGCGCTGTCGGCGGCTTGGGCCTACAAGTTAATTGCGGCAAACTACAAAATCGAGTGCGATATTGTCTATGCTGGCACCCTTAGCCACCAAGAAAATATTGCCCTAGTGCGGCTGACGGGGTTGCCGGCTCGCCGCTGGCTCAATGCAGCCGATGCGTCTCATGTGGCCGATTATCAGGGGTTGGTGCTAATCGACAACCAGGGCACCACGAGCCAGCTCTATGAGCAATTGAGGGGAGCTGGGTTGCCCCTGACGTTAGTGATTGACCACCATGCCCCCCAGTCTAAGCTCGATGCCGAGTATGTTGACCTGCGGCCTCACATTCGGGCTACGGCCACCATTCTCACGCAGTATCTACAGCAGGGGTTGCTCGATCTCGATCGCAACAACAGCAAGCACACCAAATGCGCTACAGCCTTAATGCACGGCCTGCGGGCTGATACCAATCAGCTGATGCACGCCGGAGCCAGCGACTTTATGGCGGCAGCTTACCTGAGCCAGTTTTATGATGGCCAGCTACTGAGTGCGGTGCTGCAAGCCTCGCGCTCTAAGCGGGTGATGGATGTGATTGAGCGATCGCTGCGCAACCGCAAGGTGCAAAACAACGTGTCGATCGCGGGCGTAGGCTACCTGCGCTACGACGATCGCGACGCCATTCCCCAGGCTGCCGATTTTCTCGTCACCGAAGACAATGTGCACACCGCCGTGGTCTACGGCATTGTGCATGACGAAGACGAAGAGCGGGAAGTGGTGATTGGCTCGCTGCGCACCAGCAAAATTACCCTTGACCCCGACGAATTTATCAAAGAAGCCTTTGGCCAGGACAGCGAGGGCCGCTTCTTTGGCGGGGGGCGATCGATGGCGGGGGGCTTCGAAATTCCGGTCGGGTTTTTGTCGGGCTTCTACGAAAACTCTGAGTACAATCGCCTTAAGTGGGACGTGTTTGATATCCAGATTAAGCAAAAGCTTTGGCGGCTAGTGGATCCTGAGGAGGGCATTATCAACACCGATTGA